In Erythrobacter litoralis HTCC2594, a single genomic region encodes these proteins:
- a CDS encoding MFS transporter, which translates to MQTTTKPRLSLLRIIEMNIGFFGLQFSFGLQQANMGPIYGFLGADEATMPLLWLAGPMTGLIIQPIVGAMSDRTNSRYGRRTPYFLIGAIICTISLFLMPYSSALWMAASLLWILDAGNNITMEPYRAYVADRLVPEQRSVGFLTQSAFTGLAQTLSYLAPTLLTAFVAQDVLDDNGIPVIVRIAFIIGAILSISTIVWSVWRVPELPMTDDEKELLREKPLTVKATMTEIVDAIRDMPKPMKQLAVAMLCQWYAMFAYWQYVTFAVGRAIYDTSDPSSAAFREATLTTQQAGALYNFIAFLGALALIPIVARLGARMVHAGCLTASGIAMLMLPGVETPAGLFVLMLGIGIGWAGMMGNTYVMLADSIPAERNGIYMGIFNLFIVIPMLIQTLTMPLIYNPILGGDPRNVLMLGGALMLVGAIATLFVDAGHRVPREQKLMAG; encoded by the coding sequence ATGCAGACCACCACGAAACCGCGGCTTTCGCTGCTGCGAATCATCGAAATGAATATCGGCTTTTTCGGGCTGCAATTCAGCTTTGGCCTGCAGCAAGCCAACATGGGCCCGATCTACGGCTTCCTTGGCGCGGACGAAGCTACCATGCCGCTTTTGTGGTTGGCAGGTCCGATGACGGGTCTGATCATTCAGCCGATTGTCGGAGCGATGAGCGACCGAACAAATTCGCGTTACGGACGCCGTACTCCCTACTTCCTGATTGGCGCGATCATTTGCACGATCAGCCTGTTTCTCATGCCCTATTCCTCGGCGCTCTGGATGGCCGCGTCGCTGCTGTGGATTCTCGATGCGGGCAACAACATCACCATGGAACCTTATCGCGCTTATGTCGCCGACCGGCTCGTTCCCGAACAACGCTCGGTCGGATTCCTTACACAGAGCGCATTCACGGGTCTGGCGCAGACCCTGTCCTATCTCGCCCCTACTCTGCTCACCGCATTCGTGGCGCAGGATGTCCTGGACGACAACGGTATCCCGGTCATTGTCCGCATCGCCTTTATCATTGGTGCCATCCTTTCGATTTCGACGATTGTCTGGTCGGTTTGGCGGGTACCCGAGCTACCGATGACCGATGACGAGAAAGAGCTGCTTCGCGAAAAGCCGCTCACGGTGAAGGCCACGATGACGGAGATCGTCGACGCTATCCGAGATATGCCCAAACCGATGAAGCAATTGGCAGTTGCGATGCTGTGTCAGTGGTATGCCATGTTCGCCTATTGGCAGTATGTGACCTTCGCAGTCGGGCGCGCGATCTACGATACCAGCGATCCTTCAAGCGCTGCATTCCGCGAGGCGACCCTCACCACCCAGCAGGCGGGCGCGCTTTACAATTTCATCGCCTTCCTTGGCGCTCTTGCGCTCATTCCAATCGTCGCGAGACTCGGTGCACGCATGGTTCATGCGGGCTGCTTGACTGCGTCGGGGATTGCCATGCTGATGCTACCTGGTGTCGAAACGCCTGCAGGCCTCTTTGTCCTTATGCTGGGCATAGGGATTGGCTGGGCCGGAATGATGGGTAACACCTATGTAATGCTGGCCGACTCCATCCCTGCTGAACGCAACGGCATCTACATGGGCATCTTCAACCTGTTCATCGTTATTCCGATGCTGATCCAGACGCTCACCATGCCGCTGATTTACAACCCCATCCTGGGCGGCGATCCTCGTAACGTCCTGATGCTGGGCGGAGCTCTGATGCTAGTCGGAGCCATTGCTACCTTGTTCGTTGATGCAGGACATCGCGTCCCGCGCGAACAAAAGCTCATGGCAGGATAG
- a CDS encoding conjugal transfer protein TraG N-terminal domain-containing protein — translation MVEIFTTGGGEYIVNVLNAVASWTGAGGYKSLIQVALVMGMALAVIVVAFNQDWRAWLNWFLGATLIYMCLMVPRMDVQVTDRVNPSLAPATVANVPLGLALMASFTSQAGDYLTRSAELVFGLPDDLNYSKNGMIYGARLLEATRSLRIADPEFAANFDEHVQQCVFYDLLLGRYSMKELSESNDIWATIAPGSAARAQRFVTRQADDSVTASIITCREAYTALSNQWAGLIDEMTQVAGRQLYPRQTETLAKAKLIADLPIAYQYLTGVSKDASSIFRQVLTINAMNQAMHGFAGASGASSVDVFAQTRADIQTERTYSSIAHNAMKWVPILNVVLTVVFYALFPVLFPLFLMPKTGPIALRGYVTGFFYLAAWGPLFVILHMILMLKGASDVAAAGGAAGLSLATFSGMTDVNNDIGILAGYLVASIPFLAGGVARGALAISGQATSYLNPSQNAAEEAAREASTGNVSLGNTSLENSNVFSRQFAQASLAPNIGYGAAQTRATGENGTQTTGFPQAEFATVPTSSYPFTPTLGRDFSSRLATMASQSRGQSETFSNLAQQSTSSAVTRFSELRDAYTRSRSNESVSGTSTSDSIGSAFSEVDNASKTLQQQFGLSRRAADDITVSWFLNGDAGIGAKKEGRIFTGSGGIKGGRNQSWTDSDIGIASEDRSRITGALRQLSDSRSWSSTREGFLRETSSSSEALVSSSSAGITTSITEAQSYTREARRAEEIASRLENQASWYESANAAGTLNLSQAYREWGMAEIEANRDYYGPVRFDDIDFQMSARGQQLQARFVESYADQLNAEISGDLVLPSSAPVARPSVSSAESVRGSVRLGGVPGSLSTPSSERENIARDVDRVQQRGAQRIGSVKGYLDGKTRDAKGASAEAADDVKGW, via the coding sequence ATGGTCGAGATCTTCACAACCGGCGGCGGCGAATACATCGTCAATGTCTTGAACGCCGTCGCCTCGTGGACCGGGGCCGGTGGCTACAAGAGCCTGATCCAGGTGGCGCTGGTCATGGGGATGGCGCTTGCGGTCATTGTCGTCGCGTTCAATCAGGACTGGCGCGCCTGGCTCAACTGGTTCCTCGGCGCGACACTCATTTACATGTGCCTGATGGTGCCGCGCATGGATGTGCAGGTCACCGACCGTGTCAATCCGAGCCTCGCTCCGGCGACAGTCGCCAATGTCCCGCTCGGTCTTGCCCTGATGGCAAGCTTTACCAGCCAGGCGGGCGACTACCTTACCCGTTCCGCAGAGCTCGTCTTTGGCCTTCCCGACGATCTCAACTATTCGAAGAACGGCATGATTTACGGCGCGCGCCTGCTCGAAGCGACACGCTCGCTGCGCATTGCCGATCCCGAGTTTGCCGCCAATTTCGACGAGCATGTGCAGCAATGCGTGTTCTACGACCTGCTCCTCGGCCGCTATTCGATGAAGGAATTGTCGGAGAGCAACGATATCTGGGCGACCATCGCGCCTGGCAGCGCCGCGCGTGCACAGCGCTTCGTCACCCGGCAGGCGGATGATAGCGTCACGGCCTCGATCATCACCTGCCGCGAAGCCTATACTGCGCTCTCCAACCAGTGGGCCGGGCTTATCGATGAGATGACACAGGTCGCCGGACGCCAGCTCTACCCCCGGCAGACCGAAACGCTCGCGAAGGCCAAGCTCATCGCCGACCTGCCGATTGCCTATCAGTACCTCACTGGCGTCTCGAAGGATGCAAGCAGCATCTTCCGCCAGGTTCTGACCATTAACGCCATGAACCAGGCGATGCATGGCTTCGCCGGAGCAAGCGGCGCATCGAGCGTCGATGTGTTCGCTCAGACTCGCGCCGATATCCAGACCGAAAGGACCTATTCCTCGATCGCGCACAACGCGATGAAGTGGGTCCCGATCCTCAATGTCGTCCTGACGGTCGTATTCTACGCGCTCTTTCCGGTGCTCTTTCCGCTGTTCCTGATGCCCAAGACCGGACCGATCGCGCTCAGAGGATACGTCACGGGGTTCTTCTATCTCGCCGCCTGGGGACCGCTGTTCGTCATCCTGCACATGATCCTGATGCTCAAGGGCGCGAGCGATGTGGCGGCAGCGGGCGGCGCAGCCGGTCTCAGCCTAGCGACCTTCTCAGGCATGACCGACGTCAACAACGATATCGGTATCCTGGCCGGTTACCTCGTTGCATCGATCCCGTTCCTTGCCGGCGGGGTCGCCAGGGGCGCGCTCGCAATATCGGGACAGGCAACGAGCTACCTCAACCCGAGCCAGAACGCGGCAGAAGAGGCGGCGCGCGAAGCGAGCACCGGCAATGTTTCGCTCGGCAATACCAGCCTTGAGAACTCGAACGTGTTTTCGCGCCAGTTTGCGCAAGCCAGCCTCGCGCCCAACATTGGCTACGGCGCCGCGCAGACGCGAGCGACGGGCGAAAACGGCACCCAGACCACCGGCTTCCCTCAAGCCGAATTCGCCACCGTGCCGACCTCGAGCTATCCGTTCACCCCGACACTCGGGCGGGACTTCTCGAGCCGACTTGCGACCATGGCGAGCCAGAGCCGCGGCCAGAGCGAGACATTTTCGAACCTTGCCCAACAATCGACGAGTTCGGCTGTCACCCGCTTCAGCGAGCTGCGCGATGCCTACACCCGCTCGCGCTCGAACGAGAGCGTCAGTGGCACGTCAACGAGCGACAGCATCGGCAGCGCATTCAGCGAGGTCGACAACGCCTCGAAGACACTCCAGCAGCAATTCGGGCTCTCGCGCCGTGCCGCCGACGACATCACTGTATCCTGGTTCTTGAACGGCGATGCAGGGATCGGTGCGAAGAAGGAAGGTCGCATATTTACAGGTTCAGGTGGGATCAAAGGGGGACGCAACCAGAGTTGGACCGATAGCGATATCGGGATCGCTTCAGAAGACCGCTCACGCATTACAGGTGCGCTGCGCCAGCTCTCCGACAGCCGTAGTTGGTCTAGCACGCGGGAAGGTTTCTTGCGCGAGACGAGCTCTAGTTCGGAAGCACTGGTGTCCAGCAGCTCGGCAGGCATCACTACCTCGATCACAGAGGCGCAAAGCTATACGCGTGAAGCGCGCCGAGCCGAGGAGATCGCCAGCCGCCTCGAGAACCAGGCAAGCTGGTACGAAAGTGCCAATGCCGCAGGCACTCTCAACCTCAGCCAAGCTTATCGCGAATGGGGCATGGCAGAGATCGAGGCTAACCGGGACTACTACGGTCCCGTCCGCTTTGACGACATCGACTTCCAGATGAGCGCGCGCGGCCAGCAGCTCCAGGCGCGGTTCGTCGAAAGCTATGCGGACCAGCTAAATGCCGAGATCTCAGGTGACCTGGTCCTGCCGTCCTCTGCGCCCGTCGCTCGGCCCTCGGTGAGTAGTGCGGAAAGCGTCCGGGGATCGGTGCGGCTTGGAGGTGTGCCGGGAAGCCTGAGCACCCCATCCAGCGAACGAGAAAACATCGCCCGCGATGTCGATCGAGTCCAGCAACGGGGAGCACAGAGGATCGGTTCCGTAAAGGGCTACCTCGACGGAAAGACCCGCGATGCCAAAGGAGCCTCGGCCGAAGCCGCGGACGATGTGAAAGGATGGTAG
- a CDS encoding S24 family peptidase — MEHVREELDRLILKSGYGYASISRLLGRNPAYVQQFIKRGSPRKLDDEDRKTLACFFGVDEQVLGGPANPVTDGMVEIPVLDVEASAGFGAVAASETAHTRFGFDERWLRHLTSAKSASLSIVGVKGDSMEPTLSDGDEVLVDASDHGSRLRDGIYVLRSDDALVVKRIAIKPGGRQITIASDNPAYPTWYDMDRSEVHVVGRVIWFGRAL, encoded by the coding sequence ATGGAACATGTGAGGGAGGAGCTCGACCGGCTGATCCTCAAGAGCGGATATGGCTACGCGTCGATATCGCGGCTGCTCGGCCGCAACCCTGCCTATGTGCAGCAATTCATCAAGCGCGGGTCTCCGAGAAAGCTCGATGACGAAGACCGAAAGACGCTCGCCTGCTTCTTCGGTGTCGACGAGCAAGTGCTCGGTGGTCCGGCAAACCCGGTCACCGATGGCATGGTCGAGATCCCCGTACTCGATGTGGAGGCATCCGCCGGCTTTGGCGCGGTAGCTGCTAGTGAGACTGCACACACCCGGTTTGGGTTCGATGAGCGGTGGCTGCGGCACCTGACTTCGGCCAAGAGCGCCAGCCTGTCGATCGTTGGGGTAAAGGGTGACTCGATGGAGCCCACTCTCAGCGATGGTGACGAGGTCCTGGTCGATGCATCAGATCATGGATCGCGATTGCGTGATGGGATTTATGTCCTTCGCTCTGATGATGCCCTCGTCGTGAAGCGTATCGCGATCAAACCAGGTGGTCGGCAGATCACAATTGCCAGCGACAATCCAGCCTACCCAACTTGGTACGACATGGACCGGTCTGAAGTACATGTGGTTGGCCGCGTCATCTGGTTTGGCCGCGCCTTGTAG
- a CDS encoding conjugal transfer protein TraF: MTHLHHLTALALGIAALPATLAQAQERRDTRSTTSADALYCEERRLGYWFYCVKPAPIEEPQQPEAEQVAASQELDAITSELRELKARAILYPTEANVAAYIRFQRAQLDRASLFSDVWQRAIWQDPDLDYTLERPVGAVAKKQWQDARSAERDHVMATLSQRYGLFYFFSSTCGPCEVMSPIVKGVADRWRITVRAISTDGGSSRHFPDYRVETNQRGKLGLEGKATPALVLWDSVTKRPIPIGYGVLSADELQDRIYLLTSKEAGHDY; the protein is encoded by the coding sequence ATGACCCATCTGCATCACCTCACGGCGCTCGCGCTCGGCATCGCTGCCCTGCCCGCCACTCTGGCCCAGGCGCAGGAGCGGCGGGACACAAGATCGACCACCTCGGCAGACGCGCTCTACTGCGAAGAGCGCAGGCTCGGCTACTGGTTCTACTGCGTGAAGCCCGCTCCCATTGAAGAGCCACAACAGCCTGAAGCCGAGCAGGTCGCGGCCAGCCAAGAACTCGACGCGATCACCTCCGAGCTTCGCGAACTCAAGGCGCGCGCGATCCTCTATCCGACCGAGGCCAATGTCGCGGCCTATATCCGCTTCCAGCGCGCGCAGCTCGACCGCGCCTCGCTGTTCTCCGATGTCTGGCAGCGGGCGATCTGGCAGGACCCGGACCTCGACTACACGCTTGAACGCCCCGTCGGAGCGGTCGCCAAGAAGCAGTGGCAGGATGCCCGCAGCGCGGAGCGCGATCACGTCATGGCAACGCTCTCGCAGCGCTACGGCCTTTTCTATTTCTTCAGTTCGACCTGCGGACCGTGCGAAGTGATGAGCCCGATCGTGAAGGGCGTCGCCGACCGATGGCGGATCACCGTGCGCGCGATCTCCACCGATGGCGGTTCATCCCGGCATTTTCCCGACTATCGGGTCGAGACGAACCAGCGCGGCAAGCTTGGTCTCGAAGGCAAAGCCACCCCCGCTCTGGTGCTGTGGGACAGCGTGACCAAACGCCCGATTCCGATCGGCTACGGCGTGCTCTCGGCCGACGAGCTGCAGGACCGCATCTACCTTCTCACCTCCAAGGAAGCCGGACATGATTACTAG
- a CDS encoding thermonuclease family protein — MKEGGMAGRSPENNVFDFRAGVSRQKQGKLRGLALLVAGGLLVGILAGVLGIYWPFGSASAEARTTHSFAVCGMVRRTCVVDGDTIWLEGLKIRIADIDTPEISQPRCDYEYDLGIKARDRLVVLLNQGEFSAVPIGNRDEDQYGRKLRVLIRDGRSIGDQLVAEGLARTWSGRRDPWC, encoded by the coding sequence ATGAAAGAAGGTGGCATGGCAGGAAGATCACCTGAGAATAATGTCTTCGATTTTCGCGCAGGAGTTTCCCGACAGAAGCAAGGCAAACTGCGCGGCCTGGCGCTGCTTGTTGCCGGAGGATTGCTCGTTGGAATTCTGGCCGGCGTCTTAGGCATCTACTGGCCTTTTGGCTCGGCAAGCGCTGAGGCACGAACCACGCACAGCTTTGCCGTTTGCGGCATGGTCAGGCGCACCTGCGTTGTCGATGGTGACACTATCTGGCTTGAAGGCTTGAAGATCAGGATCGCGGATATCGACACTCCGGAAATCTCGCAGCCAAGATGCGATTACGAATACGATCTCGGCATAAAGGCACGTGACAGGTTGGTGGTTCTGCTCAATCAGGGAGAGTTCTCTGCAGTTCCAATCGGCAATCGAGATGAAGACCAATATGGTCGTAAGCTCCGGGTTTTGATCCGCGATGGCCGCTCGATCGGCGACCAGTTGGTCGCAGAAGGCCTCGCACGAACTTGGTCCGGACGCAGGGATCCGTGGTGCTGA
- a CDS encoding LacI family DNA-binding transcriptional regulator: MTDPKPTDRADAAKPVRTITDLARIAGVSAGTVSRALSGNSLVNTKTREKIEAIAREHGFRPNQMASRLRRQKTGVIGVAIPLGHDVQQQISDTFFMTLLGFLADELTAKGYDLMLRRVVPSNDEDWLDRFIGSGMIDGVVVIGQSDQFERIEEVADGYLPMVVWGNHQEGQRHCVVGTDNRLGGKLAAERLIAAGATSLAFLGDTDPIEFAARFGGAKEVADKRNVPIRALPTHLSPGQVSSEIAAHLEVIQHEADGVFAATDTIAATCLQEMRTKGIVVPNHVKLVGFDDLPIASQTMPPLTTIKQDIAAGAKGLVDLLLRRMAGEDTESLVLPPHLVARQTA; encoded by the coding sequence ATGACAGATCCCAAGCCAACCGACCGGGCCGATGCCGCCAAGCCAGTCCGCACGATCACGGATCTGGCGCGCATAGCTGGCGTGTCGGCAGGAACTGTCTCGCGAGCGCTGTCAGGCAACAGTCTGGTCAACACCAAGACCCGCGAGAAGATCGAAGCCATTGCGCGCGAACATGGCTTTCGTCCGAACCAGATGGCCAGCCGACTACGCCGGCAAAAGACCGGTGTCATTGGCGTGGCCATCCCGCTGGGTCACGACGTCCAACAACAGATTTCCGACACTTTCTTCATGACCCTGCTCGGCTTTCTTGCCGACGAGCTGACTGCCAAGGGTTATGACCTGATGCTGCGCCGCGTCGTGCCGAGCAATGACGAGGACTGGCTGGATCGCTTCATCGGTTCCGGCATGATCGACGGCGTCGTCGTGATCGGACAATCCGACCAGTTCGAGCGGATCGAGGAGGTGGCTGACGGCTACCTGCCCATGGTCGTGTGGGGAAACCACCAGGAAGGCCAAAGGCATTGCGTCGTCGGCACCGATAACCGGCTGGGCGGAAAGCTCGCGGCTGAACGCCTGATCGCGGCTGGCGCCACGAGCTTGGCATTTCTTGGTGACACCGACCCCATCGAGTTCGCAGCCCGGTTTGGCGGGGCCAAGGAAGTTGCGGACAAGCGCAACGTGCCGATACGTGCGTTGCCAACGCATCTTTCGCCCGGCCAGGTTTCGTCCGAGATCGCAGCGCATCTCGAAGTGATCCAGCATGAAGCCGATGGGGTATTTGCTGCGACTGATACGATCGCCGCCACTTGCCTGCAGGAGATGCGAACCAAGGGCATCGTTGTGCCAAATCACGTCAAACTTGTCGGGTTCGACGATTTGCCTATCGCCAGCCAGACAATGCCGCCCCTGACCACAATCAAACAGGACATTGCGGCTGGCGCGAAGGGACTGGTCGACCTGTTGCTGCGCCGGATGGCGGGCGAAGATACTGAAAGCCTTGTCCTGCCTCCCCATCTGGTGGCGAGGCAGACGGCTTAG
- a CDS encoding conjugal transfer protein TraH: MITSIRNAALTLATASMVASPVAANVGDSMDRFIDDMGAAANVTGPTAFEGQSAGYYSLGNVWTRFPQKTTNIANLQLPRARAGCGGIDIFAGSFSFINASEMVALLKAVANNAVGFAFSLAIDTVCPECNKIMQEFSQKAQLMNNLSINSCEMAQGLVGGLWPKGDLADKAICEAIGNSEGIFTDYAAAKHGCGTRGQRASTNEGGGTDYADVNPGVARNYTWHVLKKSAFFNPGGTFDRELAEYAMTLIGTVIYVPPKDDEPGKFVPFAGDASSTLVSALLDGTQGQTVRVFRCDETDLCFSPTFEQMSLSNAKAIRPRVALLIGNMVDAIRADTAIGNAEKELLQVASIPLYKILTVQAAYGRGMPTDDRDTLAEIASIDLLYAILDRIVSEAGRSMASFIAADEAKLAIWRGQVAEVRSGLVQRQATGQAKVSAIMQIIEKTAMIENALAASMSPSMSAALDWSRGLQSRSIIP, translated from the coding sequence ATGATTACTAGCATCCGCAATGCGGCATTGACCCTCGCCACCGCCAGCATGGTTGCCTCACCGGTCGCCGCGAATGTTGGCGACAGCATGGACCGCTTCATAGACGACATGGGGGCGGCGGCGAATGTCACCGGCCCGACCGCCTTCGAAGGCCAGTCGGCAGGCTATTACAGCCTCGGCAATGTCTGGACGCGCTTCCCTCAGAAGACGACCAACATCGCCAATCTCCAGCTGCCGCGCGCAAGGGCGGGCTGCGGGGGCATCGATATCTTTGCCGGGTCCTTTTCGTTCATCAATGCGAGCGAGATGGTCGCGCTCCTGAAAGCCGTCGCCAACAACGCGGTCGGCTTTGCTTTCAGCCTCGCGATCGACACCGTCTGTCCCGAGTGCAACAAGATCATGCAGGAGTTTTCGCAGAAGGCTCAACTCATGAACAATCTCTCGATCAACTCCTGCGAAATGGCGCAGGGGCTGGTCGGCGGCCTGTGGCCCAAGGGCGATCTCGCCGACAAGGCGATCTGCGAAGCCATCGGGAATTCCGAAGGCATTTTCACCGACTATGCGGCCGCCAAACACGGCTGCGGCACGCGCGGCCAGCGCGCGTCAACCAACGAAGGCGGCGGCACCGACTACGCCGACGTCAATCCGGGCGTCGCGCGCAACTACACCTGGCACGTCCTCAAGAAGAGCGCCTTCTTCAATCCCGGCGGTACCTTCGACCGCGAACTCGCCGAGTACGCCATGACGCTGATTGGCACGGTCATCTACGTGCCACCCAAGGATGATGAACCCGGCAAATTCGTGCCGTTCGCGGGCGACGCGTCCTCGACGCTCGTAAGCGCGCTCCTAGACGGGACGCAGGGGCAGACCGTGCGCGTTTTCCGCTGCGACGAGACCGATCTCTGCTTCAGTCCCACCTTCGAGCAGATGAGCCTATCGAATGCAAAGGCCATCCGCCCGCGGGTCGCGCTCCTGATCGGGAACATGGTCGATGCGATCCGGGCCGACACCGCGATCGGCAATGCCGAAAAGGAACTGCTGCAGGTGGCCTCTATCCCCTTATACAAGATCCTTACCGTCCAGGCTGCCTATGGGCGCGGAATGCCGACCGACGATCGCGACACGCTCGCCGAGATCGCCAGCATCGACCTGCTCTATGCCATCCTCGACCGGATCGTGTCCGAAGCCGGGCGTTCGATGGCAAGCTTCATCGCCGCCGATGAAGCCAAGCTTGCGATCTGGCGCGGCCAGGTCGCCGAAGTGCGTTCTGGCCTGGTCCAGAGGCAGGCTACCGGACAGGCCAAGGTCTCGGCGATCATGCAGATCATCGAGAAGACCGCGATGATCGAGAACGCCCTCGCCGCTTCGATGTCGCCCTCGATGTCCGCAGCGCTCGACTGGTCGCGCGGGCTCCAGTCGCGCTCCATTATCCCCTGA
- a CDS encoding DUF3892 domain-containing protein, translating to MTKIKGKNDGPGGRNEHYDIGNRKNVPRRNAVAEVKRGDHPGAHVIKINGREYVRDNPDNSKKDNVNRDR from the coding sequence ATGACAAAAATCAAAGGTAAGAATGACGGTCCCGGCGGTCGCAACGAGCACTATGACATCGGAAACCGAAAGAACGTTCCACGGCGCAACGCTGTAGCGGAGGTCAAACGCGGCGACCATCCCGGTGCGCACGTGATAAAGATCAACGGCCGCGAGTATGTGCGTGACAACCCGGACAACTCGAAAAAGGATAACGTAAATCGGGATAGGTGA
- a CDS encoding restriction endonuclease, with amino-acid sequence MRISQVGATWTLNSEWRDLKSRFDRASEYQLIEGGIMAGITVESRYLSDISVGDLNVKWSARGDRILRYYIDFRHRTLNLHRELGAPDLSILQEKANALLASWDEKTDKHNVKTMFADGKAEAERLTVQAELERDQLSNILSHTLGIDDTVDWDELRRNDAFGRSDKFDRARPQLERENAPAYEEPKITFWDTLFGKKASLIQQAEETHAVRMEEWQRREAARKDAHDKSIVAYEMERSAFLAKHAEDKAAHDKEVAEHNRAIEELIGSLREGHEEAVMEHASLVLEASNYHGLIEKEFVLDYRSQDKTLLVEYEMPNPDDLPTVKSVRFVRATGELKETPLAARAKKDLFEDTIYQIALRSIHEVLEADDFQNIENVAFNGFVTAINPANGLSNRNCILSVLCSRAEFEKVDLARVEPKACFKALSGVSAASLAALAPIPPIITIDKSDRRFVDGREIADTLDASVNLAAMDWEDFEHLIRELFEKEFNSRGGEVKVTQSSRDEGVDAIAFDPDPISGGKIVIQAKRYTRTVGVAAVRDLYGTVMNEGATKGILVTTSDFGPDAHKFATAKPLSLLNGANLLHLLRKHSYDARIDLAEAREALG; translated from the coding sequence ATGAGAATTTCTCAAGTGGGCGCAACATGGACATTAAATTCTGAATGGCGTGATCTGAAAAGCAGGTTTGACCGCGCTAGCGAATACCAGTTGATTGAAGGGGGCATCATGGCAGGTATAACAGTCGAAAGCCGATATCTCAGCGACATTTCGGTGGGTGATCTCAACGTCAAATGGAGCGCGCGCGGCGATCGTATCCTCCGCTACTACATCGACTTTCGCCATCGAACCTTGAATCTTCACCGCGAGCTTGGGGCCCCGGACTTGTCCATTCTGCAGGAGAAAGCGAATGCGCTTCTGGCATCATGGGACGAGAAGACCGACAAGCACAACGTGAAAACGATGTTCGCTGACGGCAAAGCCGAAGCGGAACGCCTCACGGTGCAGGCTGAACTCGAACGTGACCAGCTCTCGAATATCTTGTCGCACACGCTCGGGATCGACGACACGGTAGATTGGGACGAACTTCGCAGGAATGATGCCTTCGGGCGTTCCGACAAATTCGACAGAGCGCGTCCGCAACTGGAACGTGAAAATGCGCCGGCTTACGAGGAGCCGAAGATCACCTTCTGGGACACATTGTTCGGCAAGAAGGCGAGCCTCATTCAGCAAGCTGAGGAGACACACGCTGTTCGAATGGAGGAATGGCAACGACGCGAAGCGGCGCGGAAGGATGCGCACGATAAGTCAATTGTCGCCTACGAGATGGAAAGGTCCGCATTCCTGGCCAAACATGCTGAGGACAAGGCGGCGCATGATAAAGAGGTTGCAGAACATAACCGGGCGATTGAAGAGCTGATTGGATCCCTGCGAGAGGGACACGAAGAGGCGGTGATGGAACACGCTTCTCTCGTTCTGGAGGCCTCGAACTATCACGGCCTCATCGAGAAGGAATTCGTCCTCGATTATCGATCCCAAGACAAGACTTTGCTGGTCGAGTACGAAATGCCGAACCCCGACGATCTCCCGACCGTGAAGTCCGTCCGGTTCGTCCGAGCAACCGGCGAGCTAAAAGAAACCCCGCTGGCCGCCAGAGCTAAGAAGGATCTTTTCGAAGACACGATCTACCAGATTGCCTTGCGGAGCATTCACGAGGTTCTCGAAGCAGATGATTTCCAAAACATCGAGAACGTCGCGTTCAATGGCTTCGTCACCGCCATTAACCCCGCCAACGGACTCTCGAACCGCAACTGCATCCTCTCCGTTTTGTGCTCGCGAGCAGAGTTCGAAAAGGTTGATCTTGCCCGTGTCGAGCCCAAGGCCTGCTTCAAGGCGCTGAGCGGCGTTTCCGCTGCTTCCTTGGCGGCGCTGGCACCTATCCCACCAATTATCACGATCGACAAAAGCGACCGCCGCTTCGTCGATGGCCGCGAGATTGCCGATACGCTCGATGCTTCGGTCAACTTGGCAGCGATGGACTGGGAAGACTTCGAACACCTGATCCGCGAGTTGTTCGAGAAGGAATTCAATTCGCGAGGGGGGGAGGTCAAGGTCACTCAGTCGAGCCGGGATGAGGGTGTCGATGCGATCGCATTCGACCCCGACCCAATCAGTGGCGGCAAGATTGTTATCCAGGCCAAGCGGTACACTCGGACTGTCGGCGTTGCGGCGGTCCGCGACTTATATGGCACCGTAATGAATGAAGGAGCCACCAAGGGAATTCTAGTGACAACATCGGATTTCGGTCCTGATGCACATAAGTTCGCGACCGCGAAGCCGCTTTCTCTTCTGAACGGAGCGAACCTATTGCACCTGCTCCGCAAGCATTCCTATGACGCGCGGATCGATTTGGCAGAGGCGAGAGAGGCTTTGGGTTGA
- a CDS encoding DUF6961 family protein, with protein MLTRDQELWGMALWVDKHHGDAGGEFIASKIDQLSQVGEPDGARLWQDVARRYKQLVERKSRS; from the coding sequence ATGCTCACCCGTGATCAGGAGCTTTGGGGCATGGCGCTGTGGGTGGATAAACACCATGGCGACGCCGGAGGTGAATTCATTGCGTCGAAGATCGATCAGCTAAGCCAGGTCGGCGAGCCGGACGGGGCAAGACTTTGGCAAGATGTTGCCCGTCGCTATAAGCAACTTGTTGAGCGCAAGTCCCGTTCCTGA